Proteins encoded in a region of the Halostella limicola genome:
- a CDS encoding DUF5989 family protein, with the protein MKKVSTVREVFGFLRERKKYWLGPLIVMLALFGALIVAGETSGLGPLVYPFF; encoded by the coding sequence ATGAAAAAAGTATCGACGGTACGTGAGGTGTTCGGGTTCCTGCGAGAGCGGAAAAAGTACTGGCTCGGACCGCTCATCGTGATGCTCGCCCTGTTCGGTGCGCTTATCGTCGCGGGGGAGACGTCCGGTCTTGGGCCGTTAGTCTACCCGTTCTTCTAA
- a CDS encoding carbamoyltransferase family protein — MYVLGISCYYHDAAACLLEDEDVVAAAAEERFSREKHDSSFPDQAVEYCLQEADIDIGDVDYVGFYEKPIEKFDRIVETFTAIAPRGLRSYLEGIPLWMRKRLWMRSDIKDRLDYDGEVLFGRHHQSHAASTFYASPFEEAAVLTVDGVGEWNTTTWGVGRDKEVEIRETIDFPHSLGLLYSAFTDFLGFEVNNGEYKVMGLASYGDPAYADEIRDELIDVKPDGSFRLNMDHFSYLRKPRMTDGAFTDLFGMPRRKPDDDLEDEHFDVAASVQTVLEEVIERLAETIHEQTDMDYLCMAGGVALNSVANGRILTEGPFEDTFIQPAAGDDGGAYGVAASIYHQALGEDRSVPSDSTARMNGTYLGPSFDRAAVETAVDDAGDTVSTERFEATDALHAATADRLADGQVVGIYQGRMEWGPRALGNRSILADPRDGDMQDVVNRKIKFREGFRPFAPTVLADHTNEYFDAPRESPYMLQVFDVHDEKRDVIPAVTHVDGTSRIQTIARSDNPTYYDAIDAFRERTGVPVVLNTSLNRRGEPIVCTPADAVDCFTGTEMDALCLPDADLLLTDGPEADDHHGADVAR, encoded by the coding sequence ATGTACGTCCTCGGGATCTCCTGTTACTACCACGACGCGGCGGCCTGTCTGCTCGAAGACGAAGACGTCGTCGCGGCCGCGGCCGAAGAGCGGTTCAGCCGCGAGAAACACGACTCCTCGTTTCCTGACCAGGCAGTCGAGTACTGCTTACAGGAGGCGGACATCGACATTGGCGACGTGGACTACGTCGGCTTCTACGAGAAGCCCATCGAGAAGTTCGATCGCATCGTCGAGACGTTCACCGCTATCGCGCCCCGCGGGCTACGGTCGTATCTCGAGGGCATCCCACTGTGGATGCGAAAGCGTCTCTGGATGCGCAGCGACATCAAGGACCGTCTCGATTACGACGGCGAAGTCCTGTTCGGCCGGCATCACCAGTCACACGCAGCTAGCACCTTTTACGCGAGTCCGTTCGAAGAGGCCGCAGTGCTGACCGTCGACGGCGTAGGTGAGTGGAACACGACGACGTGGGGCGTCGGCCGCGACAAGGAGGTGGAGATCCGCGAGACGATCGATTTCCCTCATTCGCTGGGACTGCTCTACTCGGCGTTTACCGATTTCCTCGGCTTTGAGGTGAACAACGGCGAGTACAAGGTAATGGGGCTTGCCTCGTACGGCGACCCCGCCTACGCGGACGAGATCCGTGACGAACTTATCGACGTGAAGCCAGACGGTAGCTTCCGGCTGAACATGGACCATTTCAGCTATCTCCGGAAGCCCCGGATGACCGATGGTGCCTTCACGGACCTGTTCGGGATGCCGCGACGGAAACCCGATGATGATCTCGAAGATGAACACTTCGACGTCGCAGCGAGCGTCCAGACGGTTCTGGAGGAGGTGATCGAACGCCTCGCTGAGACGATTCACGAGCAAACCGACATGGACTACCTTTGTATGGCCGGCGGCGTTGCGCTCAATAGCGTCGCGAACGGACGCATCCTCACCGAGGGACCATTTGAGGACACGTTTATCCAACCGGCCGCGGGCGACGACGGTGGGGCATACGGCGTGGCCGCGAGCATCTATCACCAAGCGCTCGGCGAGGACCGTTCCGTTCCCTCAGACTCGACCGCCCGAATGAACGGGACGTATCTCGGCCCGTCGTTCGACCGAGCGGCGGTCGAGACAGCGGTCGACGACGCAGGAGACACTGTCAGTACCGAACGGTTCGAGGCTACAGACGCTCTTCACGCTGCGACGGCCGACAGACTCGCAGACGGACAGGTCGTCGGCATTTACCAAGGACGGATGGAGTGGGGACCGCGCGCGCTCGGTAACCGTAGTATCCTCGCCGACCCGCGGGACGGGGACATGCAGGACGTCGTCAACCGCAAGATCAAGTTCCGCGAGGGCTTTCGCCCGTTCGCGCCGACGGTCCTGGCGGACCACACAAACGAGTACTTTGACGCGCCACGGGAATCACCGTACATGCTGCAGGTGTTCGACGTGCACGATGAGAAACGCGACGTGATCCCGGCTGTGACGCACGTGGACGGCACCTCGCGGATTCAGACCATCGCGCGGTCGGACAACCCCACCTACTACGACGCGATCGATGCCTTCCGAGAGCGAACCGGCGTCCCGGTAGTGCTGAACACGTCGTTGAACCGGCGGGGCGAACCGATCGTCTGCACGCCGGCGGACGCCGTTGACTGTTTCACCGGGACGGAGATGGACGCACTCTGTCTCCCCGACGCCGATCTCCTCCTCACTGACGGTCCGGAGGCCGACGACCATCACGGGGCGGATGTAGCAAGATGA
- a CDS encoding SGNH/GDSL hydrolase family protein, with amino-acid sequence MTDDDSDGLFDVSEQNRDRLLNLALIFMSITVAFAGLEAGLRAGVVPYDRSVSSEDIHCSGPDDLHQFHPEYGWTLSPNATYLRHWKKPDGEDARYLYTTNSEGFRDTYDSGDRHVIVVGDSFTEGAGVTEGGQYTHLLDRWLPNTSFQTYAAGGYGTDQELLVYRNVSEQYDHDLVILAYYYGNDANNNAGNGWPQGPRRPRFELRNGSLVQTHEPVDQVPSDTAGFRDYGVIGAVHGTLRDHSMAYDWSYRRMRTVAAKAGLFGGGADDTPSPPTGEERRSQLQLTRALLDEMSTEASSHDADVLVVGIPARGEVTPDNPAHYPTDQGIPYYQDQRQMIQNAASNNSNLAYLDLKPRLEREIENGEQIYGQEVANAHFIADGYQVMAETIYQHISAAGYVPNRSVDYDEDYRQTVMSCPE; translated from the coding sequence ATGACCGACGACGACTCTGACGGCCTCTTCGATGTAAGCGAACAGAACAGAGACCGGCTGTTGAACCTTGCTTTGATATTCATGAGTATCACCGTCGCGTTTGCCGGGCTCGAAGCGGGGCTTCGAGCCGGTGTGGTCCCGTACGATCGTAGCGTTTCCTCCGAGGATATTCACTGCTCCGGACCAGATGATCTCCACCAGTTCCACCCCGAGTATGGATGGACGCTCTCGCCAAATGCGACCTATCTCCGCCACTGGAAGAAGCCCGACGGTGAGGACGCTCGCTATCTCTATACGACCAACAGCGAAGGGTTCCGGGACACGTATGATTCCGGGGACCGACATGTCATCGTCGTGGGCGACTCGTTCACCGAAGGCGCCGGCGTCACGGAAGGTGGCCAGTACACGCATCTCCTTGACCGCTGGCTCCCGAACACCTCGTTCCAAACGTATGCGGCCGGCGGCTACGGGACCGATCAAGAGTTACTCGTCTACCGGAACGTCTCCGAACAATACGACCACGACCTCGTGATACTCGCATACTACTACGGCAACGACGCGAACAACAACGCCGGCAACGGATGGCCGCAGGGGCCGCGGCGTCCGCGATTCGAGCTTCGGAACGGCAGTCTCGTCCAGACGCACGAGCCAGTCGACCAGGTCCCATCGGATACCGCAGGCTTTCGTGATTACGGCGTCATCGGTGCGGTCCACGGGACACTCAGGGACCACAGCATGGCCTATGACTGGTCCTACCGGCGCATGCGAACGGTCGCAGCCAAGGCAGGTCTCTTCGGTGGTGGAGCAGACGACACGCCGTCACCACCAACCGGCGAAGAACGACGCTCCCAGCTGCAGTTGACCCGTGCCCTCCTCGATGAGATGAGTACCGAAGCGAGCAGCCACGATGCTGACGTTCTCGTGGTCGGCATACCCGCACGCGGTGAAGTCACACCCGACAATCCCGCTCATTATCCGACGGACCAGGGAATTCCCTATTATCAGGATCAACGACAGATGATACAGAACGCTGCATCGAATAACTCGAACCTCGCCTATCTCGACTTGAAGCCACGACTCGAACGGGAAATCGAGAATGGGGAACAGATATACGGACAGGAGGTAGCGAACGCCCACTTCATCGCGGACGGCTATCAGGTGATGGCCGAAACTATCTACCAGCACATCTCGGCCGCGGGATACGTCCCAAATCGCTCCGTCGACTACGATGAGGATTATCGTCAAACCGTGATGTCCTGTCCCGAATAA
- a CDS encoding glycosyltransferase: MSNTTDPCLIFKPIEKIGGLERYVAELADTIDAPIYTPVQTVELPNTSSGRAPDVIEFRRNDWMRAVLDRAPIGAIVNSLEYEDFAVPDKHDTVITVSEAAKAVIQQPHQRRVHLLNMPPRWLFDLGPGRYNDAPALVGWLKRWYQSRVRVHDVSTVSRIEEFVVPSETIGERLRSYYSRTADHVIYPPVDTDRYYCEANGGYLLYVGRLAPAKRVVELVTALSGTEYRLQVAGTGPQEAAVREAAGPNVDVLGYVSEDEKRDLLANCDALVFNSDREAFGIVPVEALASGKPVVGIAEGFTKQQIQDGDNGVLFERGAENLREAVERMYDREWNANHIQESAQRYDVERFREAWREVCSAK; the protein is encoded by the coding sequence GTGTCCAACACCACAGATCCGTGTCTGATCTTCAAACCAATCGAGAAGATCGGTGGATTAGAACGCTATGTCGCCGAGCTTGCCGACACGATCGACGCGCCGATTTACACACCGGTTCAGACGGTTGAACTTCCTAACACCAGCTCCGGCCGTGCCCCAGACGTCATCGAGTTTCGGCGGAACGACTGGATGCGAGCGGTTCTCGACCGGGCCCCCATCGGGGCGATCGTCAATAGCCTCGAGTACGAGGACTTTGCAGTCCCCGACAAACACGACACAGTCATCACTGTCAGCGAGGCGGCGAAAGCCGTGATTCAGCAGCCCCATCAGCGCCGGGTGCACCTCTTGAACATGCCTCCGCGGTGGCTGTTCGACCTCGGCCCAGGGCGGTACAACGACGCGCCAGCGCTGGTCGGATGGCTGAAGCGGTGGTACCAATCACGTGTCCGCGTCCACGACGTCAGTACGGTCTCCCGCATCGAGGAGTTCGTCGTGCCCTCCGAGACGATCGGCGAGCGGCTGAGGTCCTACTACAGCCGAACTGCTGACCACGTGATCTACCCGCCGGTCGATACCGACCGGTATTACTGCGAGGCGAACGGCGGTTATCTGCTCTACGTGGGACGACTTGCGCCCGCCAAACGCGTCGTCGAACTCGTGACGGCGCTCTCGGGGACCGAGTATCGGTTGCAGGTGGCCGGGACCGGACCGCAGGAGGCAGCCGTACGGGAGGCGGCCGGCCCGAATGTCGACGTTCTCGGCTACGTCTCCGAAGACGAGAAGCGAGACCTGCTCGCTAACTGTGACGCGCTCGTGTTCAACAGTGACCGAGAAGCGTTTGGGATCGTCCCCGTCGAAGCGCTCGCCAGCGGGAAACCCGTCGTCGGCATCGCCGAGGGGTTCACGAAACAGCAGATCCAGGACGGCGACAACGGCGTGCTGTTCGAGCGCGGGGCAGAAAACCTCCGAGAAGCTGTCGAGCGGATGTACGACCGAGAGTGGAACGCGAACCATATTCAAGAGAGCGCACAGCGGTACGACGTCGAACGGTTCCGCGAGGCGTGGCGAGAGGTCTGCAGCGCGAAGTGA
- a CDS encoding glycosyltransferase family 2 protein has protein sequence MSSDSTDREAQGPDVEPLGRESTRHAETPFLSAESDVTPTLSIVMPTLNEEDGIRECIHQIEAAVQELGVTAEVIVSDSSTDRTPEIAHELGAIVITPDQPGYGYAYRYAFEHARGRYIAMGDADTTYDFAEIPRLLRKLVESEADIVMGSRLNGEIKPGAMPTLHQYIGNPLLTRFLNTFYGVGISDAHSGFRLFTQEALDMMDLKTDGMEFASEMVMEAGSKGLSIEEVPIVYHERKGEETLDSFQDGWRHVRFMLMNAPGYLFSIPALGLCLLGVATMIASVFDSQLVGITFGTHTVIAGSLLTIAGYQMGNLALFSTVTDTIRKPRDPITTWITDNVRLEHGVTMGTALIAGGSAYVAYMLVRWLETGSLPFVIANMLAFTAIIVGIQTIFSSFFFSMLRKYC, from the coding sequence ATGTCGAGTGACAGTACAGACCGAGAAGCGCAGGGTCCAGATGTGGAACCACTCGGTCGGGAGTCCACGAGGCACGCCGAAACGCCGTTCCTCTCGGCCGAGTCAGACGTAACCCCGACGCTGTCTATCGTGATGCCGACGCTCAACGAAGAAGACGGTATCCGGGAGTGTATACACCAGATCGAAGCGGCCGTGCAGGAGTTAGGTGTCACTGCAGAAGTCATCGTCAGCGATAGTTCGACCGATCGGACGCCGGAGATCGCTCACGAACTGGGGGCGATCGTGATCACTCCTGATCAACCAGGGTATGGGTACGCATATCGCTACGCATTCGAGCATGCCCGGGGTCGATATATCGCAATGGGTGATGCCGATACGACGTACGATTTTGCGGAGATCCCACGTCTCCTCCGGAAGTTAGTGGAGAGCGAGGCTGACATCGTCATGGGGAGTCGACTCAACGGCGAGATCAAGCCGGGAGCGATGCCCACACTACATCAATATATCGGAAATCCACTGCTGACGAGGTTCTTAAATACGTTCTACGGCGTCGGCATCAGCGACGCTCACAGCGGTTTCCGTCTCTTCACTCAGGAAGCGCTCGATATGATGGACCTGAAGACAGATGGGATGGAGTTCGCGAGCGAAATGGTTATGGAGGCGGGATCAAAGGGACTATCGATTGAGGAAGTGCCCATCGTCTATCACGAACGCAAAGGGGAGGAGACGCTAGACAGTTTTCAGGATGGCTGGCGTCACGTTCGCTTCATGCTCATGAACGCGCCGGGCTACTTGTTTTCGATACCAGCACTCGGCTTGTGCCTTCTCGGCGTGGCCACGATGATTGCGTCCGTATTCGATAGCCAACTAGTTGGTATTACGTTCGGTACACATACGGTAATCGCGGGTAGCCTCTTGACTATCGCAGGGTATCAGATGGGGAACTTAGCCCTTTTCAGCACTGTGACGGACACGATTCGGAAACCACGTGACCCTATCACAACTTGGATTACGGATAACGTTCGTCTCGAACACGGTGTCACCATGGGGACTGCACTCATCGCCGGCGGAAGCGCCTACGTTGCATACATGCTTGTCCGTTGGCTCGAAACAGGTTCACTTCCGTTCGTCATTGCGAACATGCTCGCCTTCACCGCAATTATTGTCGGTATTCAAACCATATTCTCATCGTTTTTCTTCAGTATGCTGCGGAAATATTGCTAA
- a CDS encoding metal-dependent hydrolase, whose amino-acid sequence MDALTHVFLPLTIAYAVCDDVFERPQYLALGGFGLLADSDKLLGQPGLLHSLTVLVPISLGLLLIERKWRGEMILSGLTVAFIMSHLVLDFIDGGPVPLFYPFSRAGIGLTYPVQVSFGEGILGVAFQGPFVALTGAEPRPGFNSYGFLNSFGIASLLAFLTVYFGDTGRSDSQS is encoded by the coding sequence ATGGATGCACTCACCCATGTCTTTTTGCCGTTGACGATCGCGTATGCAGTGTGTGATGACGTATTCGAACGGCCGCAGTACCTCGCGCTTGGAGGCTTCGGCTTACTGGCGGACAGTGACAAGCTGCTTGGACAGCCTGGGCTCCTTCACTCACTAACAGTACTCGTTCCGATCAGCCTCGGGCTACTATTGATAGAGCGCAAGTGGCGTGGAGAGATGATCCTCAGTGGTCTCACAGTCGCGTTCATCATGAGTCATCTGGTGTTAGATTTCATCGATGGGGGACCAGTACCGCTCTTCTATCCATTTAGTAGGGCCGGAATCGGACTGACATATCCAGTACAAGTGTCGTTCGGAGAGGGAATTCTGGGGGTTGCGTTTCAAGGGCCCTTTGTCGCCCTAACGGGAGCAGAGCCGCGTCCCGGATTCAACTCCTACGGCTTCCTGAACTCGTTCGGCATCGCGTCGCTACTGGCGTTTCTGACTGTATACTTCGGTGACACCGGCCGGTCGGACAGCCAGTCTTGA
- a CDS encoding DUF7837 family putative zinc-binding protein: MSRPTPLGRCPRCQSQIPPSFQLVEYEVDDQARCYAECPDCNDVVRPS; this comes from the coding sequence ATGAGCAGGCCAACCCCACTCGGTCGATGTCCGCGATGCCAGTCCCAGATTCCTCCGTCGTTCCAACTGGTCGAGTACGAAGTCGACGACCAGGCGAGATGCTACGCCGAGTGTCCTGACTGCAACGACGTCGTCCGGCCGTCGTAG